A genomic region of Deinococcus aerolatus contains the following coding sequences:
- a CDS encoding DinB family protein, with translation MNVREYYSYLSAAREQLWNYLRALPAADLDRDLIEPGERFHSIKDLLLHVTDVEDHWVHFIARGENLQSDGRFKHNWVKPQAEQYELSWIIDYGRTVGGQTQAFLDSGPDLNRCVKLVQDDPASDTVTLDQLMWHVMTHEVRHTAQIALLVRQLGHTPPWLDYLRFARPQATEGQGDAPELDDAVEASSERA, from the coding sequence ATGAATGTTCGCGAGTATTACTCCTACCTGTCTGCCGCGCGCGAGCAACTGTGGAATTACCTGCGTGCCCTGCCCGCCGCCGATCTGGACCGTGATCTGATCGAACCCGGCGAACGTTTTCATAGCATCAAGGATCTGTTGCTGCACGTCACCGATGTCGAGGATCACTGGGTCCACTTCATTGCGCGCGGCGAGAACCTCCAGAGCGACGGACGCTTCAAGCACAACTGGGTCAAGCCGCAGGCCGAGCAGTACGAACTGTCGTGGATCATCGACTATGGGCGGACGGTCGGGGGGCAGACGCAGGCGTTCCTGGATTCCGGCCCGGACCTGAACCGCTGCGTCAAGCTGGTGCAGGACGATCCGGCCAGCGACACGGTGACCCTGGACCAGCTGATGTGGCACGTCATGACCCACGAGGTCCGCCACACCGCCCAGATCGCGCTGCTGGTCCGTCAGCTGGGCCACACGCCCCCATGGCTCGATTACCTGCGTTTCGCCCGTCCGCAGGCGACGGAGGGTCAGGGAGACGCCCCGGAGCTGGACGACGCGGTGGAAGCCAGTAGCGAGCGGGCCTAG